A region from the Triticum urartu cultivar G1812 chromosome 1, Tu2.1, whole genome shotgun sequence genome encodes:
- the LOC125508352 gene encoding sulfated surface glycoprotein 185-like, giving the protein MTTSPIQRPDRRLLSIPTRRRRQWIRCVAACPRSPRAAAGPGNLSRASITAAAHPPHARPTTGAAPRAPPRIQLPPPTCTPRTAPQIPPPPDCLVPPANSVVLLPSSAALLHMTRRPPAPAPLIPEATAQEHCAIGNVCSTTHHAPQLWPLHLLAWHPSRVNFSGASDRPSRRLILEPVNHCFRINSTPSSDRDRGASTMASQKMEMVQACVSEDSANFM; this is encoded by the exons ATGACAACCTCCCCGATCCAACGACCTGACCGCCGCCTACTCTCGATACCCACACGCCGCCGCCGGCAGTGGATCCGATGCGTCGCCGCCTGCCCTAGATCcccacgcgccgccgccggcccTGGCAACCTCTCACGCGCCTCCATCACTGCTGCCGCTCATCCTCCCCATGCCCGACCAACCACCGGCGCAGCCCCGCGCGCTCCGCCGCGGATCCAACTGCCTCCGCCCACCTGCACCCCGCGCACGGCGCCGCAGATTCCACCACCGCCTGATTGCCTTGTCCCGCCAGCAAACTCCGTCGTACTGCTCCCGAGCTCTGCCGCCCTTCTCCACATGACCCGCCGGCCCCCTGCACCAGCGCCCCTGATCCCCGAAGCCACCGCCCAGGAGCATTGTGCCATTGGCAACGTTTGTAGTACAACACACCATGCTCCTCAACTCTGGCCTCTGCACCTCCTGGCTTGGCATCCCTCCCGCGTGAACTTCTCTGGCGCCTCTGACCGACCTTCCCGTCGTCTCATCCTTGAACCTGTGAACCACTGTTTCCGGATCAACTCTACTCCTTCAAGCGACAG GGACCGTGGAGCGAGCACTATGGCATCACAAAAAATGGAAATGGTGCAGGCATGTGTTTCTGAGGATTCGGCAAATTTCATGTAA